The genomic region GGGACTGTCGATGTCAAGGTTGGCACTCAGCAGGATCTCCTTGACTTGCAAGATCTCGACCCTGCTTTCAATCAGAAGATGAGACTCGTCAACGATGTGAGAAGAATTGCCGAACCCCACGAACAATGAGAAGCTGACTCGGACCAGGCTATTGACGAAATTGGGTGGACGCCGTATCACCTCAAGTTATTCTTCTTAAACGGCTTCGGGTAAGATGTTTTTGAGAAGCACGACTTGCCTCCACTGCCCTTCCGATCCAATCGTCCGCTGACTGCTGCTGACCCTTTGTGAAGCTATGCTGTTGATTCAATGATCCTCCTTTTCCAGTCCATCATTGCGACACAATCATTCCGTGAATTCGGAGAAAAGGGCTATGCCAACGCCATGACCATCGCAGCATATGTCGGCATGCTGACTGGCGCTCTCTTCTGGGGTTTCGGCGCCGACATTATAGGGAGAAAATACGCCTTCAACAtcaccctcttcctctgtgCGGTCAGCTGCATCATCGCTGGCGGAATGCCCAACTGGCCATCTCTTGGGTTTTTCGTTGCGCTCCTTAGTTTTGGCGCCGGCGGCAACCTCGTCATGGATACAGCTGTTTTTCTGGAGTACCTCCCAAGCAACAAGCAATGGCTTCTAACTCTCATGGCATGTTGGTGGGGTTTCGGGCAGGCTATTGCAGGCTTCATCGCTTGGGGATTCATGGTTCCTGAGCGTTGGAATtgcgttgatgttgagaccTGTACGCGAGGGAACAACATGGGCTGGCGATACGTCATGTTCACAGGCGGCGCTCTTGTTTTCTTCCTATCCCTTCTTCGAGTCACCGTTATCAGACTCCGCGAAACTCCCAAGTACCTCCTCGGTGTcggaaaagaggaagaattgATTGAGACATTCCAATACCTGGCAACCAAGTACAATCGCACTTGCTCTCTCACTTTGCAGGATCTCGCTGCTTGCGGAACCATCACTTCAGCTCACAGCAAGAACCGATTCTCGATAAGCGAGACAATGATCCATATTCGAGGTCTGTTTGGTACCAAGAAGATGACCATCTCAACCGCCAGCATCTTTCTGTCCTGGACACTGATTGGTCTTGCGTATCCTTTGTTCTACGTCTTCCTTCCGTGAGTTGCCATATTTATCCATGCCCCCATTGCCATCAACAAGGTGTTAACATCATCTTAAGTCTTATCTTGCCAGCAGAGGTGCAGTCTTCAACCGCTCAAAGTTCGAAATCTGGCGCAACTATGCTCTGACAAACATCAGCGGTATCCCAGGTCCCATTGTCGCTGGCTTCATgtgcaacaccaagcttggccGCAAGTACACCATGGTCATCGGCGCTTTAATAAGtatggctttcttttttgcctACACTTCTGTGAAGACTTCTGTGCAGGACATTACCTTCACCTGTCTGATTGCATTCTGCATCAACATCTACTACGGCACTCTTTATGCCTACACTCCTGAGGTCTTGCCAAGTGCTCATCGTGCTACTGGAAGTGCTATTGCTGTCGCGTGCAACCGAGTGATGGGAATCGTATCAGCTGTTGTTGCAAGTGAAGCTAACACCGATACACCGGCCCCTCTGTATGTCTGTGCAGCGTTGTTTCTTGCAATGGCAGCCGTCTCGGCATCGTTTCCATTTGAACCGTATGGACACCGGAGCTCATAGAGGATTGCATCCCTCATGTCAACTCCTAATGCTGTGACGAGAAGCGCAACAGCCTGCTTCAAGCTTTATCATGACACAGCAGGGACTGGATGCTATGCAGGTAAGTCGCTCCTCGAACGAGGAGGCTCATCGCGACTGACACCGACAAAGAGCACTCTTGATATGCAGACCACTGAATGCTGTAGCCTCATAGTCGGGGTCATTAAGTCATCATTCGCTGATCAGCAGAAAATATTCTAGAGTTTAGCAATGAAAATGCTATGATCACGAGCCTTGTGCTCGTAATAGTCAACAGCTATGAATAAATGGCAACGTCGGGTTCAAAAGGTGACAGAACATTCTTTAAGTTCCTTCTTCATAGAAATAAAGCAGGATTGCTGGTAACCCATTGGCAAATGAGACAAAGAGCGTTAAAGTGTCGAATCATCATCCACCCTAGGCATGTCGTGGTTGATATCACAACGAATAATAACGTGCCAACACCCCGTCTTAAGACTGGGATCTCAACGGATAACATGGCAATTACTCGGCCAGAAAGTGGTCCATTCATCCAACATAGGTGAATCGCGGCTATTTTCACGAATCCGATCCACCTGCGAATTTCTTGAACCCTCAAAGCGTGCACTCTTCTATCTCTCCTCTCCATGGCACAAGCTTTAAAGCATTGGCATCACATCCTCCTCTCCTTTATCATCCCTTATCCCATCGACCGCCCTCTTCCAACTTTTGCAACTCACTTGCAACCCCGGCAGACGGTGTGTCCCCCAGCCAAGTTCACTCATTCATAGTTTCTCAGCTAACAGAACTTCAGTCCTGGTATCAATCATCAAAGGCAGAGACTCCACTCCAAACATCAAAGTCTGCACTACAAAACTACAAGGACAATCCCCTCGAGAAAACCATCATGTCTTCAGCGATGTCGGAAAAGTCGACCTCTCGATCAAAGCGCAATTCCCCGAAACGCAGTCTTGCGTCAGGCTCAGTAACAGGCGACGCGAAACGCCGCAAGAGCGAGCATGTCAAGAGGTTCACGGAGATGGCACTCGATGACGTCGAACAGATCTTTCAGAAGTCCAGAGACCGTCTCAACGAAGCAGAGGAACTGTACCAGGACGCTGAAAAAGCGCGCACCGAGAAGCTAGAGACCTACATGGATGCCACAAAGGCCATGACAGGAGCGCACCAGGCACTGTCGAGCGCTATGATCCGAAAGGCGAATGCGACGAAGGACGTCGCAAGACTGGAAATGATCAAAGATGCTCGGGAGGCGATCGAGAAACGTGATAACCTGCAGACTCAAgctgagaagcagaagaaagagCTCTTTGCGGTTGAAACCAAGCTCTTGATGTGGGAAAACATCGCCAATATGGCGGTAGAGAACCTCAAGGAGGACGATCTGGAGCACCTGTTCCAGTTTCAGGGATAGATATTGCGAGGAAAACGAGGTATAAGGTACTTTGCGACGGTTATCTCagctgcctttttattatCCTTAATGCACTGCAGCTGTTACATGGGTGAAATTGACCGCATGGCCTCAAACTCTACTTATCTCATGCTATGTGACTTGATCTAATTCTGTGAATACCATGTTCTGTACGTTGACTGCACTTCTCGCTTGACTTATCAATCGACTCAGGTCACATTAAACACGGATCGAGGAGAGTAGCCTCCTCTCTCCACGTCTTTAGTCGCAGTACTAAGTCAGCGGCCGTCTACGAAGGCACCCTTTGTGCAACAAACTATGGGCTTGACAATTGTCACGGTACGATTCCGGTGGACACTCTTTTCACCCCCTTCGGCCCTCTGACGAGCAAGCTTTATTACTGCACTCTTGGGAGCCCCGCTGCCCACCCTGTTGTCTTGAGCATTCGCGATCATCTGATGTCGCAGAAATTCACCTAGCGTAGGGTATCTACTGGGCATGGGTGACTGGGCTGTGCAGTGTGGATTCTTAGGCTAGGCAGGGGTATGTTGCATCAATAGAGATGTCGGCCGAAGATTTGTTGGAAAACTGCGTATCCATGTGGACGGCCTTTTGGTCGGATGTAAGTAGTATTCAAGATAAGAAACAATTCAATTGGCTTATGGTCCGCCTTGTATCAGCTTCAACTCGGGTTTTCAAGGTTGTTTTGTTATTCAACGGTGGCGCAGTGATCCTTTGGATTCAGCCTTGAGGCTTAGCACTCCACTCGGCGGATAAAACGGAACAAATCCACCAAAGCGAAGTATTCATAAACAAGCCCTACACAACTCATTCCCTGCAGTGACAGATGTCGCTATACATTATCACTTAGCAGAGCATTTGGATCAATTCCGCAAACCAGAAATAATCTAGAGCCATGTCCTTCTTCACCGTATTCGTCGAACTATGTATTTTCACCATGGGCCTCACCAGCCTCGTTGGTGGAGTACTCGCCCTCTTCAACCCGCAAAACCAATACCAACTCAAAGGCATCCCAGACAAGAGATCCTCAGATGATCCCGCCAGCTTCGCGCCGATATATATGCTAGCAGCGAGAGATATATCATTCGGCATTTTTATCCTAGCACATCAACTCCACGACAACCATATTGCCATCGCCACCATCCTTGCTGTAATGAGCTTCATGAAATTCGGCGATCTTCTTACTGTTCTCGCAGTTGGCGACGGAAAAAGGTCGTTCCCGAGTATCTTGCACTTCTTTATGGGTATTGGCTATCTAGGCGGGGTGCCATACCTGTGCAGAAACTAGTTCTGTATTGAGAGCGAATATGTATGTAGTGAATTATCTTGTCATCGGTGTTGGGTTACACTCATTTAACTTTACGGAACGTTAAACAACTAGTAGATGTTCCGATTCGGCATTCCAACATCAAAAATGTCATAACGGGGAAGGTTTGAGATAAACTGCTGTGGTTAGATGAAGCCGTTGGCCATCTGAACTCTGCGCCGGCTAGGCGGTTCATGAGCGCCACTTTGATGCGACATTGGTGGATAAAAGCCGACGCAGCACACCGAATCCGGGGTTAAGTGTGAACCATAAGCTCGGAACCAGGCGGGATGATGGGTTGGGTTAGGGGCACAAATAGACTTTGGCGGGTAATGCTTTTAGGTGGCATTCCTTGATCGCAATTAAACCTTGTTCGATTGCTAACATACAGTGGGCCGGCGAAAGTTCCGACACATTTCCGGTCTAACCCCACTTTCAATAAAacattaatattaatactataactttattacgttatttaaatagattaaaatgccttaataaaggcaaaaagtatattattctccttataaaagaataaggtttataacgatatataaattaggaaTTTaggttaaagatattataaatagtataaggctaaattattatataatatataggattatttaatgcagttaagcctaaaagttatataaaaataaactatattCTGGCAGGCCTTTAatgctattaaattaagataaaagttatattaaaatatttattaagaataacccttttattttatatagaaatattataagttaGGTATagttaaaggtattactaaagataatttattgctagcttattaataaaaaaatataatatagatttacactttaatgcctatttcttactaaagaagctacttaattaaggaaatcttttataaataaatactattataaagataagttattttaatatagttagtaGTTTtctaataaagttataattaactatataaacagtaattatattaagtggttattttattaagctataagtctagagacttcttttttaaaagcttcttttaataatactataaggtaaaagactttataaaaataaagtctaAGCCTATAGATagcctataagatatttacagatattttatagtgtaattaactataataaaccATTTACAGTTATCTCTCTTTTAGGGGATCCTAAATCTAAGAGAGGGGAAGTAATAGGCCAGTATATTCTATTCTATCTACAGTTTTATCttcttaaccttattaaggaAGGaaagactttttaatataataatacctatatatttacttattaaaaagtttaagaCTGGCTCTATCTTTAGgtaagaaaaagagaaatcttTCTTACTAACTGGCCTCTATATAGTCCTAACCTTAGCCCtattaaaaacctctagaaagtctttaagaagagaatatataaaatatatcctaaaattactacttatctaaagtctattaaggcaattagccagctaattatagctataaagaagttataaattaaaattaaagataatatagttaaaaatataataaaattaatacctaactaactaaataagtattattatataaatagttactatattaagtattaagctatatagttagaatctccttttaattctctatagatttatatatatattattataattaaataaatattgcctagttaattataaagtaaaatgGCAGGGTATAATTGAGGTAGTTAGGGTATAATCGGGATGTATTGGAACTTTTATCTATGCACTGTACGTTAACACTAAGTGCCGAGGCCAATACAGTCAAGGTTATTTGGATAAACAAAACAGCAAAATATGCTGATAtgatttataaggattaaataaaaaatatatcACCACTGAAATCACTAAGTAAGCAATTTCttcttatataattactattagattaagagaataaaataattgcttatatctaggtaaaacctcagcaagatgccagaagttaagggatttaaatatagaatttcccctcttttaaaagaaagataatatataagtttttctaataattaagagtcttatttataagaaaaactactataagtataactaaaaaggaaagcctaatgCTTACTAAAGacatttaaaataataactaattagataattaggcttaaatttagtaataaataaattagctaatataaggccctaaaggttaaattaaagaataaggatctataggcctatattaacctaatagcatttaataagcctacctttaaggtagttatatctatatctcttaatatattaataataaaatagtaaagcGCTATAGTTACTAAAGCGGTAActactataaaaatattatttttattaatataaaaaatagctatataaaaagttaatctctttattattaaattaaataaaaattatattaaatataaaatatagacttaataaatactatattttatagagaaagattactaaatagttactataataaaggcaatatataagatatatttaaagaactataaggacttaaagaaaaagatatttattatttaaaattaaatactaaatataataaataaagggattataaggtactattttttaaaagataatactttaatagaataggtttaatctctttataataagttctccttaatataaataaagtaaaagtaaaaggcttactaaatatatagagaagttttagtaaaacctatatactaaagatatataacctataaaggagtaagtaactagcttaagtaatagagaaccttaattaataaagcctaaaatataggcctataagaggctaaagaggcaaaTTAGtagtttcttaattttattatagctttaaggttaaccctaCTAGAGTTATAGgtaaatgcctatagtattacctaaataaattatatttagtttaataccttatctattagtatagtaGTGGCAGATATTTGgctagtattaatattatagctaaatatatagagagctaaagtaagctataaagcctttctagTTAAATAAGGGGAAAAGGCTAAAGAAAATcaaaataccttaaggaagtcTAGGCAAAAGGagcaaaaaggaaagaaatatctttattaaggacctaataaagataaggcaagaagatataaagtatatagattaaagcataccttattaaactgtttttatactttccttaagaaggcttatattaagtttaaattaatataggcttttactAATTAGGTATAGAGTGTGATAGTTAGTTCCTAACTGTGGATAAACTAAGCTATGTTAGGTTTATTGTTGGCAGATTATATAAGGCATAATGCTAAGCggttattaaagtattatatctcttaatagtagatttaatatatattaggcttaattaatataaagaagttttattaatagctagtaagctagaATCTATAAAAgtgtaaataaatatattttatatattaaaatatcttcTAGTAGGGCCAACTATAGGTAAGGTTGCTATTAATCTTAGCGCAATATACTTCTAGACtgctattaatttaatattaatcagtcctatattaaattaatctattattagatataccTCTTAATAGTTAGTTTAGGCAGTTATATTCTTATTAGGTAAGTTTTATAGGTCCCTTATATATACATAACGTAAATACtagggttataatataatctcctCTTTCTGGTGgtcttatccttaaggcctattatcttaattaatatcaTACTTCTTTCGGTAAGTCCTAacttaaaccttttattattatattttactatatctaaCTATATctctaaatagatatcttagaaagattataaaatttaaatacttacaCTTTCTGTTAAATTTATGCATAAAAAAGCCAATATGCCATATACTTATTGCTTTTAAATAGGTAAGAGTAAAAAATGTTTTATATCTACAGATTCCTTACATTATAGCGAATGTATTTAGGCTAAGAAgtcttataatagtatttatattgcttttttatataagttattttGTGTTTTTTTTGATTTAGTGTTTTTACTGATTTTATAGTAatgttattaataaaataagaaaagaaattagagaataataaagattaagtaAGTAAGGATCttcttaagctttataaggaaATGGCggctttataaatataccttGCTAAagctattagttatttatcctatatttataagatttaaaattaggtaaaagagaaatattttAAAGCTACTTATTAAGGTTTGCAAGAGGTGGAGTAACAGgataatttattatctatattagatatatataaaagtactttaatagaaaatctttaggttaattatatcctAAATGATATTAACTGATCTGCTTTTAGGTTAGAGGATAATTTTCTTAATgctttacctttatttaattttagtaGAACTTCTTTAGGAGTCCCTAGGcattaattaggtatttaggtaatttctatatatttttattttctagGTAGTTTTtctactttattaaatattccCTTTAACTgttaattttttatatatttctaatggcttttactttatagacTTTAGGTCTGGagatcttttataatttattgccggttttaacttatattatatctactaCTAATtcaagtaataaaatataaaagattaaatagagtctaacttttagtagtaGATCTAGTTTGTAGTTATTTTCTAAGATTTTTTATAGTACTTTATAAGGTCTAATGAATTTATAGTCCAGTTTGTGTATTAATTGGTCTGTTTTAATGTTTTTTATGGCTAGGTAGACCATATCTTCCTTTAAAAAGGTTAGTCCTTTTAACCATTTTGgattatagtagttttttatttgttttctaataaatttaagttctatttatagGTACTTATATAGgtctattaggtttttacttttaataatagtaactagATTAATAGATTTTTCTAGTTatactttatagtatatatttaatgTAAATctaaagtttataaataatagtataaattttatacttttattatatatagtattataagtaagttAGGCTACTAATAGTTTCTTAATTTAATcattctatttatagttaatataatactataggtattatttaagtatttaatttatttatttaatttatctattaacttatagtctaaatgctattataagtCAGTAATTTAGTCTAaatctatctataagtaattgCCAAAATGTTACTATAAATATGCCTCCTCTATCTAAAAGGATTTCTTTAGGcagtctatatatactaataatatatctataaaaaatataagaAAGTTATTCTATATCTGTAAATTCTTAGTATAGAatgtaatataaaaattttataaattagttaactataattataatactattatagaagattctAGTTAAGGGTTTTTCTAATAAaggtaactttataataaagtctattataattaagtcctAAGGTTATTATGCTATTAgtaaaggttatagttaTCTGTAAGGTTTATGCCATTATGCTTTAATTCTGGCATATAAGTCGTATTATTTAATGACTTTCttaacttctttttttttaaccttataaccttattcttatagtcttttaagtgTTTTTATCACtccttaatatctatataataagtgTGAATAAAATTCATAAAGGAAGTTGCAttccttatttattatttctatagctattattcttgctattatcttaataggttatataaattaatattctCCTCTAGAGTTTATTTCTAGCagtttttattttattttaataattcctatattaaagttatattattaactaatagtatctatatatctattatcaGTGCCTTTACAGTATGCTATAGTAAAGtcaaatttatataagtatttagcaTAGTGTAGTTATTGTCAGTTTAGCtcctatattattataaagtaagctatattcttatagttagtaaatacttttactaaatatttattttttttaaggtaatatctaaacttcttaaagtagttaataattattaagaattctttattatagatagggtaattaagttctattttatatattttataagaaTAAAATGCAATaggatataatatactgTTATTATTATGCTATTCTATTTATCCTCTTAAGgtaaagttaaaagtatCTATTTTAAGTTTAACTTGCCATTTTaggttaaatataattagaaCTGGTTTACTTGTAATAGCTatcttaagctatttaaaagcttcttaggccttattattttatttaaagatcttatcttttttagtaattttagtaagtaatatagcaattttactaaagttctttataaattattagtaataattagtaaatcctaaaaaggattatatctctttaactattatagatactttctatttagtaattatagcgATTTTACGCTTATCTATTctgattttattatataagattttataatctaAATAGGTTACttaattctaatagaaataactttttataggtttaataagtatattagcATCTTATAATGCTTTTAAAACCTTATGGATATATTCTgtatatttttcttttatattagagaagataaggatattatttaggtagtaaactataaagatattaaagtactcttaaagtatatttataattatgCATTAGAATACTGCTAGTATGtttattaatctaaaaggtATGATtagatatttaaataatctgtattttattttaaaggctattttctatttattgccttctttaatttaaataaggttataagtagacttaagattaagggctataaactattttttattaaataggcaGTCTTTAAGTTTagtaataagtaataatagcattttatctttttttataattttatttagttattaatagtctattataagttatagtttatttaagtttagctttagtataaatataattaggtatttagcTAAGGattttaaagttttaatatatcccttttttaatatatcttttatttatttattaagtatattaagctttaactaGGTAAGGTTATAGATTAGGAAGAATTTTAGATTCTTGCtatcctttaatataattttaatattatagtttatatattaaggtaattttATCTCTAGTTCCTCctaaaataatttcttataaatttaatactttataggtatatttttaagttatttattagattcctttttagtaatctattttatctcttagagattttaatttaattatttaaactatCTTTTAAGAGttgctattatttatttaatgtatttatttctgcctttatagaacttatattatattccttttaaaATAGGCaatattctattattttattctttactgctcttattagttaaagtttaagatcttatattGTTATTATTTgaattatttttattatctaaagggTAATCTTTATAGATTACCTAGCCAGTTCTCTAGTTAAATTGTGggttatagtatattagctataggtatttaagtattaagttatattcttatataggaataatattaaagttaatgcCTTAGTTCTTTCTgttaataaatacctttaagtaattaatctcttaggtaatatttctatttttataggTATAAGCGCTTccttttttactttatactatatagggttttttcttatctctttataatagctttagtttattaactattttaaggaaaataaggtttataatagctctactatctataagtgCATTTAGCTACTTACCTCTAATTCTaacttt from Fusarium fujikuroi IMI 58289 draft genome, chromosome FFUJ_chr04 harbors:
- a CDS encoding related to synaptic vesicle transporter SV2 (major facilitator superfamily), which translates into the protein MSSVKKSQDVEEQNGPSYGTVDVKVGTQQDLLDLQDLDPAFNQKMRLVNDAIDEIGWTPYHLKLFFLNGFGYAVDSMILLFQSIIATQSFREFGEKGYANAMTIAAYVGMLTGALFWGFGADIIGRKYAFNITLFLCAVSCIIAGGMPNWPSLGFFVALLSFGAGGNLVMDTAVFLEYLPSNKQWLLTLMACWWGFGQAIAGFIAWGFMVPERWNCVDVETCTRGNNMGWRYVMFTGGALVFFLSLLRVTVIRLRETPKYLLGVGKEEELIETFQYLATKYNRTCSLTLQDLAACGTITSAHSKNRFSISETMIHIRGLFGTKKMTISTASIFLSWTLIGLAYPLFYVFLPRGAVFNRSKFEIWRNYALTNISGIPGPIVAGFMCNTKLGRKYTMVIGALISMAFFFAYTSVKTSVQDITFTCLIAFCINIYYGTLYAYTPEVLPSAHRATGSAIAVACNRVMGIVSAVVASEANTDTPAPLYVCAALFLAMAAVSASFPFEPYGHRSS